Genomic DNA from Gammaproteobacteria bacterium:
GCGCCCGCCGCACCGCGGCTTTTACCTTCAGGTCAAACCGCACACATCGGCTTCGACCTCGCCATTGCGTTGCCTGATGTGCCAAGTTATGAAATCCGACTGACACAGGCACGCCAATGACTCATCGCTCCTATGCTCAGGACTGTCTGATTGCACAGGCGCTGGATGACATCGGCGAACGCTGGACACTGCTCATCATCCGCGAACTAGCCATTCGCCCATGCCGATATGGCAACTTACAAAAAGCTTTGCCGGGCATCGGGACGAATCTTCTCGCAGAACGACTGAAGCACCTAAGGCGGATCGGCCTTATCAGCCAACAGCGCATCGGCAATGAACATCCTACCTATCGCTTGACGGAAACGGGTCAGGCACTCATCCCATTACTGCTTGACATCATTCGCTGGCAGTGGATAAGAAATCGCCAAAACGAGACAACGTATCGACAAAATCACTGGGGCATATTAGGGCTGCAGGCATTTTTCCGTCCTGAGCGGGCGCAAAAGCTGGATCTCCGAATTCGTTTCGAAGATTCGCCCATGGTGCTTATCCATATCCGAGACGGCCAATTGGCATGGCTTGTCGATGAGTCAGCCGTACCGGTGACCGCTGACGTGAATGTGATGGCAAGCATTTTTGAGTTTTTCTCGGCCATCAGGGCCGGTGCGCGCATCCGAGACGGGCGTGTCGGCGATGTTCAGTATGAAGGGCCTACACAAACCCTCGTGCGCTTTGCCCATTGCTTCCATCCCCCAACACTCTCCTGATGTGGGCAAAATTTGTTCAATTTTTGACTACACCTCCCCGTCAAACAGCGTTAGAATTATCGCCCCACAGTTCAATGAGTCGCGTCGTGAAGATCGGTCCTTACTCAATTTCGCCACCGCTAATCGCAGCCCCAATGGCCGGTGTCACGGACGTTGTCTTCCGACGTTTTGCCATTCAATTTGGCGCTGGCGCAGCCATAGGTGAGATGCTCACCTCAGACACCGGTCTGTGGGATAGCCGCAAAACTCAATGGCGTCTTGCTCACCATCGGGAAGCCGGGGTTCGCTGGATTCAAATCGTGGGCGCAGAACCGGAGTCGATGGCTCGAGCAGCGCGTGCGAATGTCTCGCTAGGCGCGCAAATAATAGACATCAACATGGGCTGTCCGGCCAAAAAAGTTTGCCGCAAAGCCGCTGGCTCTGCGCTAATGGCAGAGCCCGACAAGGCGGCGCGAATTATTGAAGCTGTTGTCAATGCCGTCGATGTTCCGGTGACCGTCAAGATGCGCACCGGCCCAACGCGCGATCAGAAAAACGCACGACACATTGCCAAACTTGCCGAACAAGCCGGTGTCGCCGCAATCACCATCCATGGTCGAACACGCGCCGATCGTTTTCAGGGCGAGGCGGAATATGACACCATCGCGGAAGTGGTCTCGTCCGTGGCAACTCCCGTCATAGCCAATGGTGATATCACCTCCCCGGAAAAGGCCAAATTTGTCTTGGACTACACGCGCGCGGATGCGATCATGATAGGCCGAGCGGCACAGGGCCAACCTTGGCTGTTTGCCCAAATAGCAGATGCGCTGAACAACAAAACGCCAGCGACTTTTTGTCAGAAAAGTCGCTGGCAGATAATGGCAGAATATGTCAACGCGCTGCACCAGTTTTATGGGCCATTCATGGGGGTCCGAATCGCCCGTAAACACATGACCAGT
This window encodes:
- a CDS encoding transcriptional regulator; this encodes MTHRSYAQDCLIAQALDDIGERWTLLIIRELAIRPCRYGNLQKALPGIGTNLLAERLKHLRRIGLISQQRIGNEHPTYRLTETGQALIPLLLDIIRWQWIRNRQNETTYRQNHWGILGLQAFFRPERAQKLDLRIRFEDSPMVLIHIRDGQLAWLVDESAVPVTADVNVMASIFEFFSAIRAGARIRDGRVGDVQYEGPTQTLVRFAHCFHPPTLS
- the dusB gene encoding tRNA dihydrouridine synthase DusB; its protein translation is MSRVVKIGPYSISPPLIAAPMAGVTDVVFRRFAIQFGAGAAIGEMLTSDTGLWDSRKTQWRLAHHREAGVRWIQIVGAEPESMARAARANVSLGAQIIDINMGCPAKKVCRKAAGSALMAEPDKAARIIEAVVNAVDVPVTVKMRTGPTRDQKNARHIAKLAEQAGVAAITIHGRTRADRFQGEAEYDTIAEVVSSVATPVIANGDITSPEKAKFVLDYTRADAIMIGRAAQGQPWLFAQIADALNNKTPATFCQKSRWQIMAEYVNALHQFYGPFMGVRIARKHMTSFLLKESNGAALKKAFNQIETASQQRQFILHQLEQIDSETSEFSQHSVMTGS